The Littorina saxatilis isolate snail1 linkage group LG13, US_GU_Lsax_2.0, whole genome shotgun sequence genome contains a region encoding:
- the LOC138983539 gene encoding uncharacterized protein translates to MSEDHSSNRSRTSATSSFAARKRAKAEAARARLQFARIEFDIMRERAKNERIKSECDAHLKLLEEEKEAAAAEAEANALEDENSIGNLSHARSISPTLKLPAENAEEKTRKYVASLYSQHNTEVDVSDHQNAAAGTGAQFDFAKFLLKKDLLLSRLTVFNEQPESFEVWRNSFSSVMKDLDLTPQEELDLLVKNLGPESSKYAYSLRSSNPANPQRALQLLWERLDDRYGSPEQVESCLKTKLERFPQLTSLNKDSRKLYELCDILDEIQCAKENPKLSLLFALYDSSAGVNSIVCKLPHAIRQKWITQASNYKQQHGVPFPPFTFLVEFLRNVSKVYNDPAFRFAAEPDKRGHDQRERTRHDVFNRKSTIDDNGDSADESSVKCPIHKTQHSLTECKAFRAKSWQERKTFLKDNNICYKCLSSNTHIASKCSAVVKCGKCDKGHLTAMHREPARPQAPSSEYGGEGQREEVVQSKCTRLCGDNSGSRSCGKVILVHVFPEGQPERSQEVYAIIDDQSNRSLAAPSLFNQQQVSSQEVLYTLSSCAGQSTISGRRADRLCVQSHDGRKTMRLPPLLECANIPNDRTEIPTPEVAQHHPHLRNIAHNIPQIHGRAPIALLIGRDLPEAHHVTEQVTGPPMSPFAQHLPLGWVIVGDVCLNRMHKPSSPSAVRVNKTSVTSDRETTCEPCTNDFKVTEADCLGDTVFQRTKEDDKIGLSVEDKRFLDLMDQQFQKNDSGRWSAPLPFRSSRSIPMNNRSQAVSRAHALDMSLKKEHSSEEDVKNFVSRDFYIDDGVTSLPQKEQAVSLIKRTQADLMEKGKIRLHKYASNDRDFLQDLSADDLCAELHYVDLSDRTAPLPVHSCLGLPYLDEEGLLRVGGRLCNAKETMGLASVHPVILPKNHHVSTLLVRHYHKKVKHKGRHFTEGALRSNGFWIIGAKRLVQSIIQQCFLCKRTSRKAILFFSRMQRLTEITGQLVW, encoded by the coding sequence ATGTCAGAGGATCATTCGTCAAACAGAAGCCGCACCTCGGCCACAAGCAGCTTTGCAGCGCGTAAGCGTGCCAAGGCAGAGGCCGCACGTGCACGACTCCAATTCGCACGCATAGAATTTGACATTATGAGAGAAAGAGCAAAGAATGAACGCATTAAAAGCGAATGCGACGCACACTTGAAGCTCCtcgaagaagagaaagaagcagcAGCTGCTGAAGCAGAAGCAAACGCTTTAGAAGATGAGAATAGCATTGGCAATCTATCGCATGCAAGAAGTATCTCTCCTACTTTGAAACTGCCTGCTGAGAATGCTGAggagaaaacaagaaagtatGTGGCTAGCCTCTACAGCCAACACAACACTGAAGTTGATGTGTCTGATCATCAGAATGCAGCAGCAGGGACTGGCGCGCAGTTTGACTTTGCCAAGTTCCTACTGAAGAAGGACCTACTTCTCTCCAGGTTGACAGTCttcaatgaacagcctgagtcCTTTGAAGTTTGGCGCAATAGTTTTTCCAGTGTCATGAAAGACTTGGATCTTACGCCGCAAGAAGAACTGGACTTGCTGGTTAAAAACTTAGGACCTGAGTCAAGCAAGTACGCGTACAGCCTGCGTTCTTCAAATCCTGCGAATCCTCAGCGAGCGCTGCAACTCCTGTGGGAACGTCTGGATGACCGCTACGGTTCGCCGGAACAAGTGGAATCATGCTTGAAGACAAAACTAGAGCGTTTCCCTCAACTGACGTCACTGAACAAAGACAGTAGGAAACTCTACGAACTTTGCGACATTCTTGATGAAATTCAGTGTGCCAAGGAGAATCCTAAGCTGTCGTTGCTGTTTGCGCTGTATGATTCTTCAGCAGGGGTGAACTCTATTGTTTGCAAACTACCCCATGCCATCAGGCAGAAGTGGATCACACAGGCCTCCAACTACAAGCAGCAGCATGGAGTTCCATTCCCTCCCTTCACTTTCCTTGTAGAGTTTCTGAGGAATGTGAGCAAAGTGTACAATGACCCAGCTTTTCGCTTTGCTGCTGAGCCTGACAAAAGAGGTCACGATCAACGGGAACGAACACGTCACGATGTTTTCAATCGAAAGTCGACCATTGATGACAATGGAGATAGTGCTGATGAATCATCCGTCAAGTGCCCCATACACAAGACGCAACACTCTCTGACAGAGTGTAAAGCTTTCAGAGCCAAATCTTGGCAGGAGCGAAAGACTTTCCTCAAAGACAATAACATTTGTTACAAGTGTTTgtcgtcgaacacacacatagcaAGCAAATGCTCAGCCGTCGTCAAGTGTGGCAAATGCGACAAAGGCCATTTGACAGCAATGCACCGTGAGCCTGCGCGACCCCAAGCCCCGTCTTCGGAGTACGGCGGGGAGGGCCAGAGAGAGGAGGTCGTCCAGTCCAAGTGCACACGGCTGTGTGGAGATAACAGTGGCAGCAGGTCCTGTGGCAAGGTTATCTTAGTCCATGTGTTTCCAGAAGGCCAACCAGAGAGAAGCCAGGAAGTTTACGCAATCATCGATGACCAGAGCAATAGGTCACTGGCCGCTCCATCTTTGTTCAACCAGCAACAGGTGTCCTCACAAGAAGTCTTGTACACCTTGTCTTCGTGTGCAGGACAAAGCACCATCAGTGGGCGTCGTGCAGACAGATTGTGCGTCCAGTCCCATGACGGGAGAAAGACTATGAGGTTACCTCCCCTGCTTGAATGTGCAAACATCCCAAATGACAGAACAGAAATCCCCACACCAGAAGTAGCTCAGCATCACCCCCATCTCCGAAACATTGCCCACAACATTCCACAGATTCACGGCAGAGCTCCAATTGCCTTGCTTATTGGGCGTGACTTGCCAGAAGCGCATCATGTGACGGAACAAGTGACTGGTCCCCCTATGTCTCCCTTCGCTCAGCACCTGCCTCTTGGTTGGGTGATAGTCGGAGACGTCTGCTTGAATCGGATGCACAAACCATCATCACCTTCAGCTGTTCGTGTGAACAAAACCTCAGTCACATCTGACCGAGAGACCACCTGCGAGCCGTGTACAAACGACTTCAAGGTCACAGAGGCTGACTGCCTTGGTGATACGGTCTTCCAGAGAACCAAGGAGGATGACAAGATTGGACTGTCTGTCGAGGACAAGCGTTTCCTAGATTTGATGGATCAGCAGTTTCAGAAGAATGACAGTGGTCGATGGTCAGCACCCCTGCCATTCAGATCATCAAGATCCATCCCCATGAACAACCGTTCACAAGCCGTCAGTCGTGCCCATGCCCTTGACATGTCTCTGAAGAAAGAACACTCCAGTGAAGAAGATGTGAAGAACTTTGTCTCTCGTGACTTCTACATCGACGACGGGGTAACTTCGCTGCCCCAGAAAGAACAAGCTGTCAGTCTCATCAAGCGCACCCAAGCCGATCTGATGGAAAAAGGCAAAATCAGACTTCACAAGTACGCCTCGAACGACCGAGACTTTCTGCAAGACCTGTCTGCTGACGATCTCTGCGCAGAGCTACACTACGTGGACCTCTCAGATCGTACAGCCCCCCTCCCTGTACACAGCTGTCTAGGTCTACCCTACCTGGACGAGGAAGGTCTGCTTCGTGTTGGAGGCAGGCTCTGCAATGCTAAAGAGACCATGGGGCTAGCCAGTGTGCACCCTGTGATACTTCCCAAGAACCACCACGTGTCAACTCTGCTAGTTCGACACTACCACAAGAAAGTGAAGCACAAAGGTCGGCATTTCACGGAAGGAGCACTTCGATCTAACGGCTTCTGGATCATCGGTGCAAAGCGGCTTGTGCAGTCCATAATCCAGCAGTGCTTCTTGTGCAAAAGAACATCGAGGAAGGCGATCTTGTTCTTCTCAAGGATGCAGAGACTCACAGAAATTACTGGCCAGTTGGTTTGGTGA